From Halomicrobium salinisoli, the proteins below share one genomic window:
- a CDS encoding DUF7520 family protein, with protein MTAVTERAQPRAGNRVVVTIYLIIVALAGVMGFVLGLIRPENLDPRLFGVVELPPTPFGVAIYGLVTVAVVLGVLLALVSYVSEKYPNA; from the coding sequence ATGACCGCTGTGACAGAGCGCGCACAGCCGCGGGCCGGAAACCGGGTCGTCGTCACTATCTACCTGATCATCGTCGCGCTCGCCGGCGTGATGGGATTCGTGCTCGGCCTCATCCGGCCGGAGAACCTCGATCCCCGTCTGTTCGGCGTCGTCGAGCTGCCGCCGACGCCGTTCGGCGTAGCGATCTACGGGCTCGTGACGGTCGCCGTCGTGCTGGGCGTCCTGCTGGCGCTGGTCTCGTACGTCTCCGAAAAGTATCCGAACGCCTGA